In Trichoderma atroviride chromosome 2, complete sequence, one DNA window encodes the following:
- a CDS encoding uncharacterized protein (SECRETED:SignalP(1-18)) codes for MKFLPVIAFISLVAPSTATWCFSNANTCPKESYKGQATSKCCDKIGVHNHDRGCWVEGNLWEQFRDCCTHDWGCSGVTD; via the coding sequence ATGAAATTCTTACCTGTCATTGCCTTTATCTCCCTTGTTGCGCCTTCAACCGCGACCTGGTGCTTCTCAAACGCCAATACTTGCCCCAAGGAATCATACAAGGGCCAGGCGACCTCGAAGTGCTGCGACAAGATTGGAGTACACAACCATGACCGTGGCTGCTGGGTTGAAGGCAACCTTTGGGAGCAGTTCCGGGATTGCTGCACACACGACTGGGGCTGCAGCGGTGTCACTGATTAA
- a CDS encoding uncharacterized protein (TransMembrane:1 (o484-506i)), with the protein MVVAVSVMSKNNVLVRDLSALEALGGVTNICSDKTGTLTEGAMIVRQAWIPSSHVYTVHDSQNPNDPTKGRVVYSQGKGENTPPLEPINEKPRDYDNERSAAVLKFDVPDEKLNSSSAAKQPRVPEPEAKMTDQLRTFLLSSALCNLATVRYDKDEEKWQTTGEPTEIALQVFAHRFSHGKKSLEGQGWKQVAEFPFDSSIKRMSVIYNAPEDEQNSIFDAQNSFVFTKGAVERVLDLCAFVGIGEGQQPISEELKESVLQEMNALASQGQRVLAVAYRPWQGRFTSKQSSSSSAEEDEKLRSAVEQNLVLVGLAGIYDPPRRETKASIAECSNAGIKVHMLTGDHPETAKSIARETGIIPRNLGILPESVAQSIVVKATDFDKMTDEEIDALEELPLVIARCAPDTKTRMIEALRRRGAFMAMTGDGVNDAPSLSRADVGIAMGSGSDVAKSAAKIVLTDDKFNSIVAAIREGRRMFDNIQKFVLHLLVSNVGEVLLLVAGLAFVDDMGFSVFPVSPLTDHLDQHGHLVVPGIRPWPGTSRSGGDAQAAAGQAPRRLYEPNHCRHDCLRRPDGCVHALHVLHYNLRRKRRQPRHGLQHKLL; encoded by the coding sequence ATGGTCGTTGCTGTAAGCGTCATGAGCAAAAACAACGTTCTTGTTAGAGATCTCTCCGCCCTCGAAGCTCTCGGCGGCGTCACAAACATCTGCTCAGACAAAACAGGAACGTTGACTGAAGGCGCCATGATTGTCCGTCAAGCATGGATCCCATCGTCGCACGTCTACACTGTCCACGACTCTCAGAACCCAAATGACCCTACAAAGGGACGCGTGGTCTACTctcaaggcaaaggcgagaaTACACCGCCGCTAGAGCCTATCAATGAGAAACCGCGCGACTACGACAATGAGCGAAGCGCCGCCGTGCTCAAGTTTGACGTCCCAGACGAGAAGCTCAACTCTTCGTCGGCGGCTAAACAGCCTCGGGTTCCTGAACCAGAGGCAAAGATGACGGATCAGCTCCGCACATTTCTGCTTTCTTCTGCGCTCTGCAACCTCGCCACTGTTAGGTATgataaagatgaagagaagtgGCAGACTACGGGAGAGCCAACTGAGATTGCGCTACAAGTCTTTGCGCATCGCTTCAGCCACGGCAAAAAGAGTCTTGAAGGCCAAGGTTGGAAGCAAGTTGCCGAGTTTCCATTCGACAGCTCTATCAAGCGCATGTCTGTCATTTACAATGCTCCCGAAGATGAGCAAAACTCAATCTTTGACGCTCAAAACAGCTTCGTCTTTACCAAGGGCGCAGTGGAGCGTGTGCTTGATCTATGCGCCTTTGTTGGCATTGGCGAAggccagcagcccatcaGCGAAGAGCTAAAGGAGTCTGTCCTACAGGAAATGAACGCTCTCGCTTCGCAGGGCCAGCGAGTCCTTGCCGTCGCATATCGTCCATGGCAAGGCCGATTTACATCCAAGCAGTCCAGCTCAAGCTCTGctgaagaggacgaaaaaCTACGGTCTGCAGTTGAACAGAACCTCGTCCTTGTCGGACTCGCCGGCATCTACGACCCTCCCCGCCGGGAGACAAAGGCCTCCATTGCAGAGTGCTCCAATGCCGGCATCAAAGTGCACATGCTCACTGGCGACCATCCCGAGACTGCAAAGTCTATTGCTAGAGAGACGGGAATCATTCCCAGAAACCTTGGCATTCTGCCCGAGAGTGTTGCGCAATCCATCGTGGTCAAGGCAACCGACTTTGATAAGATGACGGACGAAGAGATTGATGCGCTGGAAGAACTTCCGCTTGTTATTGCCCGCTGCGCTCCAGATACCAAGACACGCATGATCGAGGCGTTACGCCGTCGTGGTGCcttcatggccatgactGGCGATGGCGTCAACGATGCGCCGTCCCTGTCTCGCGCTGATGTCGGTATTGCCATGGGCTCTGGTTCCGACGTTGCCAAATCGGCGGCCAAGATTGTGTTGACAGACGACAAGTTCAACTCCATCGTGGCCGCCATCCGCGAAGGCCGCCGCATGTTTGACAATATCCAAAAGTTCGTGCTGCATCTTCTCGTCTCCAACGTCGGCGAagtcctcctcctcgtcgcaGGCCTCGCCTTTGTCGACGACATGGGCTTCTCCGTCTTCCCCGTCTCCCCCCTTACAGATCATCTGGATCAACATGGTCACCTCGTCGTTCCCGGCATTCGGCCTTGGCCGGGAACCAGCCGCTCAGGAGGTGATGCGCAAGCCGCCGCAGGACAAGCGCCGCGGCGTCTTTACGAACCAAATCATTGTCGACATGATTGTCTACGGCGTCCTGATGGGTGCGTGCACGCTCTGCACGTTCTGCATTATAATCTACGGCGCAAACGACGGCAACCTCGGCATGGACTGCAACACAAACTTCTCTGA
- a CDS encoding uncharacterized protein (EggNog:ENOG41~SECRETED:SignalP(1-18)~TransMembrane:1 (n2-13c18/19o297-320i)~CAZy:GH128), translated as MISFALLGLFLLAGFASASTSDKRGLVYVPSTAHPTDDQIWVQSGSDLTWYYNYQSEPSAAYNKSLSQQQFEFVPMMWGVSSNLSDTAFLNQVKALISQGTNISHVLGFNEPDGSTSTGGSGINPADAAKAWVANFEPLGKMGIKLGLPACTGGPDSLPWLKQFLSNCSTLVSTDNQKKNCTFDFLPVHWYDNFAGLASLIGERRATWPDTDIWVTEYAFANQDLQTTQEYFNQTVDYFDKLDYIARYTYFGAFRSKVSNVGPNVPFLNNAGKLTDIGAWYLGFSETNVKPTSSASLSAGVMSSWIIGGVGLLTACISGLL; from the exons aTGATCAGCTTCGCtcttcttgggctcttcCTGCTTGCAGGCTTTGCGAGCGCCTCGACCTCTGATAAACGCGGTCTCGTTTACGTGCCCAGTACGGCTCATCCCACAGACGACCAGATCTGGGTGCAGTCTGGCAGCGATTTAACATGGTACTACAATTACCAGTCGGAGCCCTCGGCGGCTTATAACAAGTCTCTTTCGCAGCAACAATTCGAGTTTGTGCCCATGATGTGGGGTGTGTCGAGCAACCTCAGCGACACAGCTTTCTTGAACCAAGTCAAGGCGCTCATCAGCCAGGGCACCAACATCTCGCATGTCCTGGGCTTTAACGAGCCAGATGGCTCAACCAGCACTGGCGGAAGCGGCATCAATCCCGCAGACGCTGCAAAGGCCTGGGTCGCCAACTTCGAGCCTCTGGGCAAGATGGGCATCAAGCTTGGTCTGCCGGCGTGTACGGGAGGACCTGATAGCTTGCCGTGGCTGAAGCAGTTCCTGTCGAATTGTTCTACGCTTGTTAGTACGGATAATCAGAAGAAGAACTGCACTTTTGATTTCTTGCCTGTGCATTGGTACGATAACTTTGCAGGCCTGGCATCGCTTAttggagagaggagagcgaC ATGGCCCGATACCGATATCTGGGTGACCGAGTACGCGTTTGCGAACCAAGACCTGCAGACAACACAGGAATATTTCAACCAGACGGTCGATTACTTTGACAAGTTGGATTACATTGCGCGGTATACCTATTTCGGCGCCTTTCGCTCCAAAGTCTCCAACGTCGGGCCCAACGTACCGTTTCTAAACAATGCTGGAAAGCTGACGGACATTGGAGCCTGGTACCTTGGTTTCTCCGAGACGAATGTTAAACCCACAAGCTCGGCATCCTTATCGGCTGGAGTAATGTCTAGTTGGATAATTGGAGGAGTAGGTTTACTGACGGCATGCATTAGCGGATTGTTGTGA
- a CDS encoding uncharacterized protein (EggNog:ENOG41~MEROPS:MER0000459), whose protein sequence is MTTDTLLDIASASKSLTAASVALLVADDKYPEVTYEAEMAKLLPGEFVMPGQGYEGVTVEDILSHRSGMAPNDNCYLGPRAKHTDDAQSITRNLRNLSTAAPIRTKFMYCNMMFSAASYLVEKKAAINFADFLEDRFFKPLDMTSTNLQPERARAKGLGDRISPGHWWDKKAKKYNEFAIPDAPEGQGAGSIITSVNDYIKYVRALMNQEEPFTEDIYKGLIKGRQIVDLDSEKLSPFTSPLLYAAGWETHHYRGHLVVAHDGCIAGSSSIHFFIPDFKFGGAIFGNSDDAGYLGDVLLQEFLDELIGLHQDQRLNWDKVLYEKYTDKKYDEYGTNDNEDAEDEEKAAEEERQKLCPGIKEPEPQKMPLRAYTGEYWNPGWRGLVVEIKDGQLFIDCSDRSYVFTLQLRHVCEQTKYIAIEREVVGGLAIVLRAEFRFDNGTAVRLGVSFEEKLDDYIWFDRVQEK, encoded by the exons atgaCCACGGACACCCTCTTGGACATTGCTTCCGCTTCCAAGTCTCTCACGGCGGCCTCTGTTGCCCTGTTGGTTGCCGATGATAAGTATCCCGAGGTCACCTATGAGGCTGAAATGGCCAAATTGCTGCCCGGTGAATTTGTCATGCCGGGCCAGGGCTATGAGGGCGTAACTGTTGAGGACATTCTTAGTCACAGAAGTGGAATGGCACC CAACGATAATTGTTATTTAGGCCCCCGGGCTAAACACACCGATGATGCACAATCCATTACACGCAATCTGCGAAACTTGTCGACTGCTGCCCCGATTCGGACAAAGTTTATGTACTGCAATATGATGTTCTCTGCTGCATCTTATTTAGTGGAGAAGAAAGCTGCAATCAACTTTGCTGATTTCCTCGAGGATCGTTTCTTCAAGCCGCTGGATATGACTTCGACCAATCTCCAACCCGAGCGAGCGCGTGCCAAGGGCCTTGGAGATCGCATCAGTCCTGGGCACTGGTGGGataaaaaggccaagaagtaCAACGAGTTTGCCATTCCGGATGCTCCCGAAGGCCAAGGCGCTGGCTCAATCATTACAAGCGTCAACGACTATATCAAGTACGTCAGGGCTCTGATGAACCAGGAGGAGCCATTTACAGAGGACATTTACAAGGGACTCATAAAGGGGCGGCAAATCGTAGACTTGGACAGCGAAAAGCTAAGCCCCTTTACATCGCCGTTGCTGTATGCGGCTGGATGGGAGACGCACCATTATCGCGGACACCTGGTTGTTGCCCACGATGGATGCATCGCCGGCTCGTCTAGCATTCATTTCTTCATACCTGATTTCAAGTTTGGAGGCGCCATCTTTGGAAATTCTGACGACGCGGGTTATCTTGGAGATGTCTTGCTCCAGGAGTTTCTGGATGAGTTGATAGGCCTGCATCAAGACCAAAGGCTCAACTGGGACAAGGTCTTGTATGAAAAGTACACGGACAAAAAATACGACGAATACGGCACAAACGACAATGAGGACgcagaggatgaagaaaaggcagcggaggaggagcgccAAAAGCTCTGCCCCGGGATCAAGGAGCCGGAGCCGCAGAAGATGCCTCTGAGAGCTTACACGGGCGAGTACTGGAATCCTGGCTGGCGCGGCCTGGTAGTTGAGATTAAGGACGGACAGCTCTTCATTGATTGTTCGGATCGGTCGTATGTGTTTACGCTGCAGCTGCGCCACGTCTGCGAGCAAACAAAGTACATTGCTATAGAGAGGGAAGTGGTGGGGGGGCTTGCTATAGTGCTGAGAGCGGAATTCAGATTTGACAACGGCACTGCGGTCAGACTGGGAGTGTCGTttgaggagaagctggacgACTATATCTGGTTTGATCGGGTACAGGAGAAGTGA
- a CDS encoding uncharacterized protein (EggNog:ENOG41) — MAAGITYLWKLTTCSFSVPFRIFGYRLSTGFWFRLVKDEINIPFRNNHNDKGLYSHEPLPSKKHIRLFELHPGSENDSFCGTFRVVSLDSLNDYEALSYTWGNPRMTDTIDLGDGRCLPLGSNLKNALHHLRDRKQKRKLWIDALCINQQDIEERSHQVQLMAEIYQRCKSVVAYIGMPTPDSQLGFEILSYLANSNTQIGDDSMPWNYLNGNDVNAALRDIFERPYFQRVWVVQEAALAPQVRMQVGHLFFEWSGGASTRKFLARIKLAELSPSWQQIAELRDAVDFRPIRELLEQSLAAEAKRNGVIESPSLLDVVHSIRHRQAVDPRDRIYGVMSLVTSAEVAEMVPDYSMSWEETYQRFYEFALRQVSMDSGITLEGIQRASIQ, encoded by the exons ATGGCTGCTGGCATCACCTACTTATGGAAGCTCACGACATGCTCGTTCTCCGTGCCTTTCCGGATCTTTGGCTATCGGCTGTCCACTGGATTTTGGTTTCGATTGGTTAAGGACGAGATAAACATACCTTTCCGAAACAAT CATAACGATAAAGGCTTGTATTCACACGAGCCTCTCCCAAGCAAGAAGCACATCCGTCTGTTCGAGCTGCACCCAGGATCTGAAAACGATTCGTTCTGCGGAACTTTCCGCGTCGTTTCCCTAGACTCCTTGAATGACTACGAAGCCCTATCATATACATGGGGCAACCCCCGCATGACAGACACGATTGATCTAGGCGACGGCCGTTGCCTTCCCCTCGGCTCCAACTTGAAGAACGCCCTACACCACCTCCGAGACAGAAAGCAAAAGCGAAAGTTATGGATCGATGCCTTATGCATCAACCAGCAAGATATCGAAGAAAGATCACATCAGGTCCAGCTCATGGCCGAAATCTACCAGCGGTGCAAGTCGGTCGTTGCCTACATCGGCATGCCAACGCCCGACTCGCAGCTTGGCTTTGAGATCCTGTCGTATCTCGCAAACAGCAATACGCAAATCGGCGACGACAGTATGCCGTGGAATTATCTAAATGGCAATGATGTAAACGCTGCGCTGCGAGACATCTTTGAGAGGCCATACTTCCAACGCGTCTGGGTCGTTCAGGAAGCAGCTCTTGCGCCGCAGGTCAGGATGCAGGTAGGCCACCTGTTCTTCGAGTGGTCCGGCGGAGCATCAACACGAAAGTTCCTCGCGCGCATCAAGTTGGCCGAGCTGTCGCCGTCGTGGCAGCAGATTGCGGAATTGCGTGACGCTGTCGATTTCAGGCCCATCCGTGAACTGCTCGAGCAAAGCCTAGCCGCAGAAGCGAAGCGCAACGGGGTCATCGAGAGCCCTTCCCTCTTAGACGTAGTGCACTCCATTCGTCACAGGCAAGCCGTAGACCCACGCGACCGCATCTATGGCGTTATGAGTCTCGTCACGTCGGCGGAGGTGGCAGAAATGGTGCCAGATTATAGTATGTCGTGGGAGGAAACCTACCAGCGGTTCTACGAGTTCGCCCTAAGACAAGTTTCCATGGATTCCGGTATTACTTTAGAGGGTATACAGAGAGCGAGTATACAATAA
- a CDS encoding uncharacterized protein (EggNog:ENOG41) — MATSLNASLQATATSLQENIPEPAFKIISEAKANVEKEFDVKSTIQPGQKLPEFTLSNASGVSVNSVDLLAKGPLLIVFYRGGWCPYCNLTLRAYQQRLEDFKARGVTLVAITPEQPDSSLSTAEKNKLQFPVLTDDGLQLARKLNITWEQPEDLVDLSTGMGADLHKRHGNDSNDMVVPTTLLVDQQGVVKNIYAEADWTKRLEPQEAVNWVNAL; from the coding sequence ATGGCTACTTCACTCAACGCTAGCCTTCAAGCAACCGCCACTTCTCTTCAGGAAAACATTCCTGAGCCCGCTTTTAAAATCATCTCtgaagccaaggccaacGTCGAGAAAGAATTTGACGTCAAATCTACAATCCAGCCTGGCCAAAAACTCCCCGAATTTACCCTCTCCAATGCTAGTGGAGTGTCCGTTAACAGTGTTGACCTCCTGGCCAAGGGGCCGCTTCTCATTGTTTTCTACCGTGGCGGCTGGTGCCCCTATTGTAACCTCACATTGAGGGCTtaccagcagcgcctggaAGACTTCAAGGCACGCGGAGTTACTCTGGTGGCGATTACGCCGGAACAGCCTGATTCTTCACTTTCTACCGCGGAAAAGAATAAACTTCAGTTCCCCGTGTTGACTGACGATGGCCTTCAACTTGCCCGAAAGTTGAACATTACCTGGGAGCAGCCAGAGGATTTGGTGGATCTTTCGACTGGCATGGGGGCTGATCTTCACAAGCGCCATGGCAACGATTCGAACGACATGGTAGTTCCGACTACGTTGTTGGTCGACCAGCAGGGCGTTGTTAAGAACATTTATGCGGAAGCAGATTGGACAAAGAGACTGGAGCCTCAGGAAGCAGTGAACTGGGTGAATGCACTATAA
- a CDS encoding uncharacterized protein (EggNog:ENOG41): MDDFSDQRPARRMRLGTKSCAECRRRKVRCVFPPNSSVCHGCSLHQTPCQAQQPRPKDGGRPGHAQAPGLLQSQSVSQLAADNALLRRRVAELEDLISGLCDALEPNDEASSASASGAASSTSASTIASSTNPADINTRAIQVITNLKNHGLLQKDVALSYNFGTAPIDAIPIAALPNLGVAPGSGPPSSLLSPGSLDHESSSSPPDHADKSITAVDAPLISLFRDALLIRETEGELYDDPEDPSMTFLMKESISSFKPPIPDPETLRLILQDSKFFWPIWPTYFFGPDFSNAMHVTSLDVAEAYLSQVLNYSRGVDFCNAILFLTLCIQQLPRHWKRAIISPDISRQVIIDTYIRFALVLLAVEGEASPQAVQCYLLLHKILVNMGRPQRAWMAIRHGISAATVIGLDRLDENASIQNKSLWALTWQSERQLCMMLGFPSAISSLATKDDASMALMLSPPQAVFRRTCVIMGRVIDRNQNSDASPYATTVQLDQDMEELKKTFPPSWAEEYDPSLTMPPIYFQEAAQIFYYSTLKHIHLPYMLKAKTDRRYEHSRLSTMEACRELIKVYLRLRGSPKSESVQCELMDFTMFSSAITLILAILSGSPNTEGSLGAVSYYAEEYQLIETLIGELRKTDSILECTVARQSAQVLETLVAASYGTYNVQGDFTLVVPYFGRLRISQGTKPATNGHATTIPSSVSSHNSTLASPSIASTVELSSLPPKQVPGDPFYMSQPANTIEFSSNEFLNTTFSDFDFQMDLTQDWCTIVDTNVQYDWNQLFNGTNNMELR; encoded by the coding sequence ATGGACGACTTCTCGGACCAACGACCCGCACGACGCATGCGGCTGGGGACCAAGTCGTGCGCCgaatgccgccgccgaaagGTCCGGTGCGTCTTCCCGCCAAACAGCTCCGTCTGCCACGGATGCTCGCTCCATCAAACGCCGtgccaggcccagcagccgcgTCCGAAAGACGGTGGCCGGCCGGGCCATGCGCAGGCCCCGGGGCTGCTTCAGTCTCAGTCCGTGTCTCAGCTGGCCGCCGACAACGCGCTGCTGCGCCGGCGGGTGGCCGAGCTCGAGGACCTCATCAGCGGCCTCTGCGATGCGCTCGAGCCAAACGATGAGGCGtcttcggcctcggcctctggcgcagcctcgtccaccTCAGCCTCCACCATCGCCTCGTCGACCAACCCGGCGGACATCAATACGAGGGCGATTCAAGTCATCACGAACCTCAAGAACCACGGGCTTCTGCAGAAAGATGTGGCGCTGAGCTACAACTTCGGGACTGCTCCTATCGATGCTATTCCCATCGCTGCTCTTCCTAATCTCGGCGTGGCTCCTGGTTCCGGCCCTCCCTCTTCGCTCCTCTCTCCAGGCTCTCTCGACCACGAGTCGTCCAGCAGTCCGCCAGACCATGCGGACAAGTCCATCACTGCGGTAGATGCGCCTCTGATCAGCCTCTTCCGAGATGCCCTGCTCATCCGGGAGACCGAGGGCGAGCTTTACGACGACCCCGAGGATCCCTCCATGACCTTTTTGATGAAGGAATCCATCAGCTCGTTCAAGCCACCCATTCCCGACCCGGAGACGCTTCGTCTCATCCTCCAAGACTCAAAGTTCTTCTGGCCAATCTGGCCGACCTACTTCTTTGGCCCGGACTTTTCCAACGCCATGCACGTCACCAGCCTCGACGTTGCTGAAGCGTACCTGAGCCAAGTCCTCAACTACAGCCGCGGCGTCGATTTCTGCAATGCAATCCTCTTCCTCACTCTTTGCATTCAGCAGCTTCCCCGTCATTGGAAGCGCGCCATCATCTCACCCGACATCTCCCGGCAGGTAATCATTGATACGTATATCCGCTTTGCCCTTGTCCTCCTTGCCGTCGAAGGCGAAGCGAGCCCACAAGCTGTGCAATGCTACCTGCTCCTCCACAAAATCCTCGTCAACATGGGCCGGCCGCAGAGAGCTTGGATGGCCATCCGCCACGGCATCAGCGCTGCCACCGTCATCGGTCTGGACAGGCTCGATGAGAATGCGAGCATCCAGAACAAGTCCCTGTGGGCCCTGACCTGGCAATCGGAGCGCCAGCTGTGCATGATGCTCGGATTCCCTTCCGCCATCAGTAGTCTTGCAACCAAGGATGATGCTTCCATGGCCCTGATGCTCTCGCCCCCACAGGCGGTATTCCGTCGCACATGCGTCATAATGGGACGTGTTATTGACCGCAATCAGAACTCAGACGCAAGTCCCTATGCGACAACCGTGCAGTTGGATCAAGATATGGaggagttgaagaagaccTTCCCTCCATCATGGGCTGAGGAGTACGACCCCAGCCTGACCATGCCCCCAATCTATTTCCAAGAGGCTGCTCAGATATTCTACTACTCGACCCTCAAGCATATCCATCTACCGTATATGCTCAAGGCCAAAACCGATCGGCGCTACGAACACAGCCGATTGTCCACCATGGAGGCTTGTCGagagctcatcaaggtcTATCTCCGCCTTCGAGGCTCACCCAAGTCAGAATCCGTCCAGTGCGAGCTCATGGACTTTACCATGTTCAGCTCCGCCATCACACTCATTCTAGCAATCTTATCCGGGTCGCCCAACACCGAGGGATCACTCGGAGCAGTTTCCTACTACGCGGAAGAATACCAGCTCATAGAGACACTCATTGGGGAGCTGAGGAAAACAGACAGTATACTGGAGTGTACGGTGGCACGGCAGAGCGCACAAGTGCTAGAGACACTTGTAGCCGCCAGCTATGGTACATACAATGTGCAAGGCGACTTTACGCTTGTGGTGCCGTACTTTGGAAGATTGCGCATCAGCCAAGGTACGAAGCCCGCCACCAACGGCCATGCTACCACCATTCCCAGCAGCGTCAGCAGCCATAATTCCACTCTTGCAAGCCCGAGCATTGCATCGACGGTGGAACTGTCTTCGCTGCCGCCGAAACAGGTCCCGGGAGATCCGTTCTACATGTCCCAGCCCGCAAACACCATCGAGTTCAGTTCCAACGAGTTCCTGAATACGACTTTTAGTGACTTTGACTTTCAGATGGATCTCACCCAGGACTGGTGTACGATTGTAGACACAAACGTGCAGTATGACTGGAACCAATTATTCAACGGTACAAACAACATGGAACTCCGGTAG
- a CDS encoding uncharacterized protein (EggNog:ENOG41~TransMembrane:11 (i152-173o179-197i234-253o259-279i291-312o354-372i384-406o429-451i471-491o497-519i559-584o)) — MATLQPTGGLQPIAIDNDVINTAIDAEAELEKPPMIRERVWGFAARTDPTVTFEEYQYWAKIEREEEHQANLTFKAEHGPRTVKSVFMGRFSKGIHHENKKKAEAAAANSGTDSPVDEKNPGILTTQDSGAATEAEWKQASRAMRTASWGTMFYLITTDILGWSSTPFVFASVGYGPGVALYIVFGAAAAFSGYILWKVFLGLDSSRFPMVSFGDTYFRVYGSFARHFINVAQAIQQFMTVAVLILGSGTIIAQLSSESICYIACLVIFMVVGMVFGSIRSLQRIGWLANLSVWINIVSFIIIMVACANFPIDYQAVTSSTRIKTIEPIKTFAGPPPDQYQQQATGFAGQFNGINQMVYSYGGALLFIAFLAEMRHPWDFWKGMLCAQTFICLVYIFFGAFVYGHYGQYSASTINTVIQPFSLQTANNVLSLITGAIACLMYMNVGMKTVYVEVFQEIMGLPPITTRKGRWLWYALGPLYWALAFIVGAAVPNINGISGIVGALLILNFTYTFPAFLYIGYRVKMDAALPGEGFDPATGVTTRLDSGMKRWTRGFMVNWHINIVNIIYFLGGLVCSGMGSWAAIEGLITIFGPGGTVATSFGCAAPV; from the exons ATGGCCACTCTTCAGCCCACTGGTGGCTTACAGCCTATTGCCATCGACAACGATGTCATCAACACAGCCATTGATGCCGAGGCAGAGCTCGAGAAGCCCCCGATGATTCGGGAACGAGTCTGGGGTTTCGCTGCCCGTACCGACCCCACAGTCACCTTCGAGGAATACCAATACTGGGCCAAGAttgagcgagaagaagaacaccAAGCCAACCTTACCTTCAAGGCGGAGCATGGCCCAAGAACCGTGAAGAGTGTCTTCATGGGCCGTTTCTCAAAGGGTATCCACCatgagaacaagaagaaggctgaggcggctgctgcaaacaGCGGTACCGACTCTcctgttgatgagaagaaccCTGGTATTCTCACAACCCAGGATTCTGGCGCCGCCACCGAGGCGGAATGGAAGCAGGCCTCTCGTGCCATGCGAACAGCCAGTTGGGGTACCATGTTCTATCTCATCACTACCGATATCCTGGGTTGGTCATCAACTCCCTTCGTCTTTGCCAGTGTCGGATATGGCCCTGGTGTTGCTCTGTACATTGTATttggtgctgccgctgccttctCTGGCTACATTCTGTGGAAGGTCTTCCTTGGTCTCGACTCATCTCGCTTCCCCATGGTTTCTTTCGGTGATACCTATTTCCGAGTTTACGGATCATTTGCTCGTCACTTCATCAATGTCGCTCAGGCCATCCAACAGTTCATGACAGTCGCTGTTTTGATTCTGGGAAGTGGTACGATCATCGCCCAGTTGTCCAGTGAGAGCATTTGCTACATTGCctgcctcgtcatcttcatggtGGTCGGCATGGTCTTTGGTAGCATCCGTTCTCTGCAGCGCATTGGTTGGCTTGCCAACTTGTCCGTCTGGATCAACATTGTCTCCTTCATTATCATCATGGTTGCTTGCGCCAACTTTCCCATTGACTACCAGGCCGTTACAAGCTCCACTCGGATCAAGACCATCGAGCCCATCAAGACATTTGCTGGCCCTCCTCCCGATcagtaccagcagcaagctACAGGTTTCGCTGGCCAGTTTAACGGAATCAACCAGATGGTGTACAGCTACGGTGGTGCTCTCCTGTTTATCGCTTTCCTTGCCGAGATGCGTCATCCTTGGGACTTCTGGAAGGGTATGCTTTGCGCCCAGACCTTCATCTGCCTTGTCtacatcttcttcggtgCTTTCGTCTACGGCCACTATGGACAGTACTCTGCTTCCACCATCAACACCGTCATTCAGCCATTCTCCCTGCAGACTGCGAACAACGTTTTGAGTTTGATCACAGGAGCTATTGCCTGTC TCATGTACATGAACGTCGGCATGAAGACTGTCTACGTCGAGGTCTTCCAGGAGATTATGGGTCTTCCCCCGATCACCACCCGCAAGGGTCGCTGGTTGTGGTATGCCCTTGGACCCCTTTACTGGGCTCTTGCTTTCATCGTCGGTGCTGCCGTCCCTAACATCAACGGTATCTCCGGTATTGTCGGCGCTCTCCTGATCCTCAACTTCACCTACACTTTCCCCGCTTTCTTGTACATTGGATACCGTGTCAAGATGGACGCTGCTCTGCCTGGTGAAGGTTTCGACCCAGCTACCGGCGTGACTACCCGCCTCGACTCTGGTATGAAGCGTTGGACCCGTGGATTCATGGTCAACTGGCACATCAATATTGTGAACATTATCTACTTCCTTGGTGGTCTCGTTTGCTCTGGTATGGGCTCCTGGGCCGCCATTGAGGgtctcatcaccatcttcgGACCTGGAGGTACCGTGGCCACCTCATTCGGATGTGCTGCACCTGTgtaa